In a single window of the Coleofasciculus sp. FACHB-T130 genome:
- a CDS encoding phospholipid carrier-dependent glycosyltransferase — protein MFLFNKRSISQRWFWIGMAGVFLVSLALRFWGLERFNTLVFDEVYYAKFANNYLTRTPFFDGHPPLSKYIIAVGMWIGDRLPFGKDTMNGLTGSLHSPWSYRWLNALTGSFIPLVLGGIAYQLTYRRSYALIAAIFAAADGLFLVESRYALNNVYLVIFGLLGQWFFLLSLANQAMRRWFWLALAGIFFGASVAIKWNGLWFLLGAYFMWGFAWALQWAQQVFNKASKKTGEPGTQGSEEQRRFFPDSSVQTADPSVLNPSSSALTPDSSALTLTPLQNLTQLNLLHILVNLAIIPFLFYAVIWIPHIQLNPEFGFWEVQRQILAYHQRVGDGPKIHPYCSRWYTWLLMLRPVAYFYQTAQNTDTAVPALPPLPKGVGNVIYDVHAMGNPVLWILSTAAILLLLFLLAQYFLTGKGWKFTPSVSTWIALYLVLNWLANVLPWVRVTRCTFLYHYMGASVFSGLALAWIVDRWLQSPARELRAIALTVIFAILAAFVFWMPIYLGLPLSPRDYQILIPRFNVRYVPPWLRQWVPNWI, from the coding sequence ATGTTCTTGTTTAACAAACGTTCTATCAGCCAACGGTGGTTCTGGATTGGAATGGCTGGCGTATTCTTGGTTTCGCTTGCCCTGCGTTTTTGGGGGCTGGAACGATTTAATACTTTAGTTTTTGATGAAGTTTACTATGCGAAGTTTGCCAACAACTATTTAACCCGGACTCCCTTTTTTGATGGGCATCCCCCTTTGAGCAAGTACATCATCGCCGTGGGGATGTGGATAGGAGATCGCTTACCGTTCGGGAAAGATACGATGAACGGGCTGACGGGTTCTCTGCATTCGCCTTGGAGTTACCGTTGGCTCAATGCGCTGACTGGCTCATTTATTCCCTTAGTGCTGGGGGGAATCGCCTATCAACTCACTTATCGGCGCAGCTATGCGTTAATCGCTGCTATCTTTGCTGCCGCCGATGGTTTATTTCTGGTAGAGTCGCGCTATGCCCTGAATAACGTTTATCTAGTTATTTTTGGACTGCTGGGGCAGTGGTTTTTCTTACTAAGTCTCGCGAATCAAGCGATGCGACGCTGGTTTTGGCTAGCGCTAGCCGGTATTTTTTTCGGGGCGTCCGTGGCTATCAAGTGGAATGGCTTGTGGTTTCTGTTGGGTGCCTACTTTATGTGGGGTTTTGCCTGGGCGCTACAATGGGCGCAACAGGTATTCAACAAAGCCAGCAAAAAAACTGGAGAACCTGGGACTCAAGGATCGGAGGAGCAGAGGCGATTTTTTCCTGATTCCTCAGTCCAGACTGCTGACCCCTCAGTCCTAAATCCTAGCTCCTCAGCCCTGACTCCTGACTCCTCAGCCCTGACTCTGACCCCGTTACAAAACCTGACGCAGCTAAATTTACTTCACATTTTAGTGAATTTAGCAATCATCCCATTCCTTTTTTACGCCGTTATTTGGATTCCTCACATTCAACTCAACCCAGAATTTGGGTTTTGGGAGGTGCAAAGGCAAATTCTGGCATACCATCAACGAGTGGGTGATGGGCCGAAAATTCATCCTTACTGCTCCAGATGGTATACCTGGCTGTTGATGCTGCGCCCGGTGGCGTACTTTTACCAAACGGCTCAAAATACGGATACGGCGGTACCCGCACTTCCGCCTTTACCGAAAGGGGTGGGTAACGTGATTTACGATGTCCACGCGATGGGAAATCCAGTGCTGTGGATTCTTTCAACGGCGGCAATTTTACTGCTGCTGTTTTTGCTAGCTCAATACTTCTTGACTGGGAAAGGGTGGAAATTTACTCCAAGCGTTTCAACTTGGATTGCCTTGTACTTGGTTCTAAACTGGCTGGCGAATGTGCTGCCTTGGGTGCGGGTAACTCGCTGCACGTTTTTGTACCATTACATGGGAGCGTCTGTGTTTTCGGGGCTGGCGCTTGCCTGGATTGTCGATCGATGGCTGCAAAGTCCGGCGCGTGAATTAAGAGCGATCGCGCTGACGGTAATTTTTGCGATCTTGGCAGCTTTTGTGTTCTGGATGCCAATCTATTTAGGTTTGCCCTTATCCCCCAGAGATTATCAAATCTTGATACCGCGCTTCAATGTTCGGTATGTGCCGCCTTGGTTGCGCCAGTGGGTGCCGAATTGGATTTAG
- a CDS encoding hybrid sensor histidine kinase/response regulator, whose translation MILPLPGYELVEALHEGTDTVIYRASRQLDKTPTIVKAIKAEYPTLEELTRLKHEYKILETLVDIEGVVESLALENYQNGLALILSDFGAISLKNYISDRSLDLSEFLNIAIQLASTLAQLHSSQIIHKDIKPHNIIINPETKQVKIIDFSIASRLERENQTLGNPTLLEGTLAYMSPEQTGRMNRSLDYRTDFYSLGVTFYEMLTGELPFNATEPLELIHSHIAKMPLPPHQLNSEIPEAISNIVMKLLAKNAEDRYQSSEGLKFDLEICLMKLQTTGRISDFIPGSADKAGQLLIPQKLYGREAEVTTLLNTFERVSNGTGEMMLVSGYSGIGKTVLVNEVHKPIVRQRGYFIAGKFDQFKRNIPYASLIQAFQSLTQQLLTEGEAEIQIWKEKLLGALGVNGQIIVDVIPEVELIIGKQPPVAELGATEAQNRFSRVFKQFIGVFTTVEHPLVIFLDDLQWADSASLKLLELLMIDTDNKYLLLIGAYRDNEVFPTHPTIQTIDKIRKTGAAVNDIVLQPLKLVHVEELIADTLNESVETRNLASLLFNKTQGNPFFLNQLLKTLYQEDLLTYDLYSRAWHWNIKQIQAIGITDYNVVELIARNIRKLHSDTQKVLKLAACIGNSFNLEVLSVINEESSLVTAAQLWSALQAGLILPLSNEYKIPLVFSQEESGGFTLTDVKVDYKFLHDRVQQAAYSLIPDEEKKATHLRIGQLLLHSTTPEERKENIFALVNQLNYGTDLLKTEAKKYELAQLNLIAGQRAKAATAYDSAVKYLQVGLGLLADSSWESQYDLTLALHTEAAEAAYLSGDFAQMQRLAEIVQNCAKTLLDKVKISEVQIQAYMGQNKLLEALNTGLQVLKHLGVELPDSPNPSDIGQALGETAAILSGKRTEELIDLPEMTDPHQLAAIRILSSIFSACYSAMPSLVPLTVCKQVDLSVQYGNASVSPFAYAVYSLLLCGAVGDIEGGYEFGQLALRLVSKLNAKEIEAKTCHLVYAAVQHWKEHVRNILELFLSTFSSGLETGDLEYAGYAIMVWSHYSFFVGKELMQLEREIATYTDALHKISQKTALNNTKICWQAVLNMMGITQNVYQLKGEAYDEDKMLPLYQQTNNQLAIHYLYLHKLAISYVFENYAEALKTIPQIESSFGSSTGQLTVVIFYFYDSLVRLAVYSDSQSEQQDILNRVQANQEKMQKWAHHAPINHLHKFYLVEAERLRILGGKIEAMEMYDRAIALAKENEYINEEALAHELAAKFYLSWGKETIAQTYMTNAYYAYMRWGATAKVEDLAKHYSQLLASVLNQKLSKKTGTTIKQTRQKTISSSTSGVSEVLDLATVMKASQAISSEIVLANLLDKLMKILIENAGAETGALILSRDGQFFLEALGTKDEIQVLESQAQLTSQQLPNSVLNYVSRTQKDVVLNDASHEQIFNTDPYISQHQPKSLLCTPILNQGKLAAILYLENNLVVGAFTQQRVQVLRMLSGQAAIALENARLYAHLESANQQLEEYSNTLAAKVEERTLELQEKNVHLQKAQEIAQSANRAKSDFLANMSHELRTPLNGILGYAQILKRDKSLTDLQKDGLGIIHQCGDHLLNLINDILDLSKIEARKMELHPTDFHFPEFLEGIAEICNIRAEQKGISLIYEQITQLPTGVRADEKRLRQALLNLLGNAVKFTETGGVAFKVGYYKGKIRFHVEDSGIGMAPEQLEEIFLPFQQVGENHRKSEGTGLGLAITRQLVQMMGGEIQVQSILGKGSIFFFDLDLPEVFQYAEGVKQDQKNIVGFKGYKRKILVADDKRENRSILLKMLLPLGFEILEAIDGKDCLKKAAEFNPDCILMDLMMPEMNGFETTRRIRRSPELKDVIVIGTSASVFDFDQNKSKEAGCNDFLPKPIRIPELLEKLRLHLGLEWVYEENENQLEKDYKEENYQPKNRSNQHSLATPSAEEIAALFDLAMKGDLKGIVERSDQLEKLDIKYAPFSGELRQLAKSFQVKKIREFLRTVGKN comes from the coding sequence ATGATTCTTCCCCTTCCCGGTTACGAACTCGTTGAAGCCCTACATGAAGGCACCGATACCGTTATTTATCGTGCTTCTAGGCAGTTGGATAAAACACCAACGATCGTTAAAGCGATCAAAGCCGAGTATCCCACCTTAGAAGAGCTGACCCGGCTAAAACATGAATATAAAATTTTAGAAACGCTAGTAGATATAGAAGGAGTTGTCGAGTCCCTAGCTTTAGAAAATTATCAGAATGGTCTAGCACTTATCTTGTCAGATTTTGGGGCAATCTCGCTAAAAAATTATATTAGCGATCGCTCTTTAGACTTAAGCGAATTTTTAAACATCGCCATTCAGCTAGCATCCACGCTTGCTCAACTGCATTCATCCCAGATTATTCATAAAGATATTAAACCTCACAACATCATCATTAACCCAGAGACAAAGCAAGTTAAAATCATCGACTTTAGCATTGCATCGCGTCTAGAAAGAGAAAACCAAACCCTTGGCAACCCCACCTTACTCGAAGGCACTCTCGCCTATATGTCACCGGAACAAACCGGGAGAATGAATCGGTCGCTTGACTACCGCACCGACTTCTATTCTCTAGGTGTCACCTTTTATGAAATGCTCACAGGTGAATTGCCTTTTAATGCTACCGAACCTCTGGAATTGATACACAGCCATATTGCTAAAATGCCACTTCCACCTCATCAACTAAATTCGGAAATTCCAGAGGCAATTTCCAATATTGTAATGAAACTGTTAGCTAAAAATGCTGAAGACCGCTATCAAAGTTCAGAGGGTTTAAAGTTTGACTTGGAAATCTGTCTAATGAAGCTACAGACTACCGGAAGAATTTCTGACTTTATTCCCGGTAGTGCTGACAAAGCAGGTCAATTACTGATTCCTCAAAAACTTTATGGTCGTGAGGCGGAAGTTACTACCCTGTTAAATACCTTTGAGCGAGTCTCCAATGGTACCGGAGAAATGATGCTTGTTTCCGGTTATTCCGGCATTGGTAAAACTGTTTTAGTCAATGAAGTTCACAAACCCATCGTTCGGCAACGGGGATATTTTATTGCAGGTAAATTCGATCAGTTTAAGCGCAATATTCCTTATGCTTCCTTGATTCAAGCATTCCAATCCTTAACTCAGCAGCTTCTAACCGAAGGCGAAGCAGAAATTCAAATTTGGAAAGAGAAACTCTTAGGTGCTTTAGGCGTTAACGGGCAAATAATCGTTGATGTGATTCCCGAAGTTGAACTGATTATCGGCAAACAACCACCCGTAGCAGAACTAGGGGCGACTGAAGCTCAAAATCGTTTCAGCCGTGTATTTAAACAATTTATAGGCGTATTTACAACTGTTGAACATCCCCTAGTTATCTTCCTAGATGACTTGCAGTGGGCGGATTCAGCATCGCTGAAATTGCTCGAACTGCTAATGATCGATACCGATAACAAGTATTTATTGCTGATTGGGGCATATCGAGATAACGAAGTTTTCCCCACGCATCCAACAATTCAAACGATTGACAAGATTCGCAAAACTGGGGCGGCAGTAAATGATATTGTCCTTCAACCCTTAAAACTGGTTCATGTCGAAGAATTAATTGCCGATACTTTAAATGAATCAGTAGAAACGCGAAATTTAGCCTCTTTACTTTTCAACAAAACTCAGGGAAATCCTTTTTTCTTAAACCAACTGCTCAAAACCCTTTACCAAGAAGATTTATTGACCTATGATTTATATTCTAGAGCATGGCACTGGAATATTAAGCAAATTCAAGCGATCGGCATCACCGATTATAATGTTGTCGAACTGATCGCAAGAAATATTCGCAAGCTGCATTCAGACACCCAGAAAGTATTAAAACTGGCTGCTTGTATTGGCAACAGTTTTAATTTAGAAGTTTTGAGCGTTATCAATGAAGAATCCTCCTTAGTTACAGCGGCGCAGTTGTGGTCAGCGCTTCAGGCAGGTTTAATTCTACCTTTGAGCAATGAGTACAAAATTCCGTTGGTATTTAGTCAAGAAGAATCCGGTGGATTTACCTTGACTGATGTCAAAGTTGACTACAAGTTTTTACATGACAGAGTGCAGCAAGCTGCCTATTCTTTGATTCCAGATGAAGAGAAGAAAGCAACACACTTGAGGATTGGTCAATTACTGCTACACTCCACAACGCCAGAAGAACGAAAAGAAAATATCTTCGCTTTAGTTAACCAACTCAATTACGGTACTGACTTACTAAAAACTGAAGCAAAAAAATATGAACTAGCCCAACTCAACCTGATTGCAGGTCAGAGAGCCAAAGCAGCTACAGCGTATGACTCGGCTGTTAAATACTTGCAAGTAGGTTTGGGACTGTTGGCAGATTCTAGCTGGGAGAGTCAGTATGACCTAACATTAGCGCTGCATACCGAAGCAGCAGAAGCAGCATACTTAAGCGGTGACTTTGCTCAAATGCAGAGATTGGCTGAAATCGTGCAAAACTGCGCCAAAACGCTATTGGACAAAGTGAAGATATCCGAAGTCCAGATTCAAGCTTATATGGGGCAGAACAAGCTGCTGGAAGCACTGAATACGGGGCTGCAAGTCTTAAAGCATTTGGGGGTAGAGCTTCCTGACTCGCCAAACCCGTCTGATATTGGGCAGGCGCTGGGGGAAACTGCGGCAATTTTGAGCGGAAAGCGAACTGAGGAATTAATCGATCTCCCTGAAATGACCGATCCTCATCAACTAGCAGCGATAAGGATTCTGTCAAGTATATTTTCTGCTTGCTATTCTGCGATGCCCTCACTGGTGCCTTTAACAGTATGTAAACAGGTCGATTTATCCGTTCAATATGGCAATGCTTCTGTGTCTCCCTTTGCATATGCCGTATATAGTCTTCTTCTTTGCGGGGCTGTAGGAGATATTGAAGGGGGTTATGAATTCGGTCAATTAGCTTTGCGTTTAGTATCTAAGTTAAATGCTAAAGAAATCGAGGCCAAGACGTGCCACTTGGTCTATGCTGCCGTTCAACATTGGAAGGAACACGTCAGGAATATTCTAGAACTTTTCCTGTCAACTTTCTCTAGCGGGTTGGAAACCGGAGATTTAGAATATGCTGGCTATGCCATCATGGTGTGGAGTCATTACTCGTTTTTTGTTGGCAAGGAACTAATGCAACTCGAACGAGAGATAGCAACTTACACGGATGCCCTTCATAAAATTAGCCAAAAAACAGCACTTAATAATACAAAAATTTGTTGGCAAGCCGTCTTAAACATGATGGGAATAACCCAAAATGTATACCAGTTAAAGGGGGAAGCCTATGACGAAGATAAAATGCTACCGCTATATCAGCAAACCAACAACCAACTAGCAATTCATTACTTATACTTGCACAAGCTTGCGATTAGTTATGTTTTTGAAAATTACGCGGAAGCTTTAAAAACTATTCCTCAGATAGAAAGTTCTTTCGGTTCGTCTACAGGACAGCTAACTGTTGTTATCTTCTATTTCTATGATTCTTTAGTACGGCTAGCTGTATATTCTGATTCACAGTCTGAACAACAGGATATTCTTAATCGAGTACAAGCTAATCAAGAAAAAATGCAAAAATGGGCGCATCATGCCCCAATCAATCATCTGCACAAATTCTATCTAGTAGAGGCAGAGCGGCTTCGGATTTTAGGCGGAAAAATAGAAGCGATGGAGATGTACGATCGGGCGATCGCACTCGCTAAAGAAAACGAGTATATCAACGAAGAAGCATTGGCTCACGAACTAGCTGCTAAATTCTATCTGTCATGGGGTAAAGAAACTATTGCTCAAACTTACATGACAAATGCCTACTACGCTTATATGCGCTGGGGAGCAACAGCCAAAGTTGAGGATTTAGCAAAACACTACTCCCAATTACTCGCCTCTGTCCTTAACCAAAAATTGAGCAAAAAGACAGGCACTACGATTAAACAGACGCGCCAAAAAACCATTAGTTCTAGCACTTCCGGTGTTTCAGAGGTTCTAGATTTGGCAACAGTGATGAAAGCATCCCAAGCGATTTCTAGCGAAATTGTGCTAGCCAACTTGCTCGATAAGTTGATGAAAATTTTGATAGAGAATGCCGGTGCAGAAACTGGAGCGTTGATTTTATCAAGAGACGGTCAATTCTTCCTAGAAGCATTGGGGACTAAAGATGAGATCCAAGTGCTGGAATCCCAGGCCCAATTAACCAGTCAGCAGTTGCCTAATTCGGTACTGAATTATGTTTCTAGAACCCAAAAAGATGTTGTTTTAAATGATGCCAGCCACGAGCAAATCTTTAACACCGATCCCTACATTAGCCAACATCAACCCAAGTCACTGCTCTGTACTCCGATTCTCAATCAAGGTAAGCTCGCTGCTATCCTTTATCTAGAAAATAATCTGGTTGTGGGAGCTTTCACTCAGCAACGGGTGCAAGTATTGCGGATGTTATCGGGACAGGCTGCGATCGCTCTAGAGAATGCACGACTCTATGCCCACTTAGAATCTGCCAACCAACAATTAGAAGAATACAGCAATACTCTGGCGGCGAAAGTAGAAGAGCGAACGCTGGAGTTGCAGGAAAAGAATGTCCATTTACAAAAAGCCCAGGAAATTGCTCAATCAGCCAACCGTGCTAAGAGTGATTTTCTCGCAAATATGAGCCATGAATTGCGGACACCGCTCAATGGCATTTTAGGTTATGCCCAAATCCTCAAGCGAGACAAAAGTTTAACTGATTTACAAAAAGATGGTTTAGGTATTATTCACCAGTGCGGCGACCATCTGCTAAACCTGATTAATGACATTTTAGACCTTTCCAAAATTGAAGCCAGGAAAATGGAACTTCACCCAACAGATTTTCATTTTCCAGAGTTTCTAGAAGGCATTGCCGAAATCTGTAACATCCGTGCCGAACAAAAAGGCATTTCTTTAATTTACGAGCAGATTACTCAACTTCCCACAGGTGTTAGGGCTGACGAGAAACGATTGCGGCAAGCTTTGCTAAACTTACTCGGCAATGCTGTCAAATTTACTGAAACTGGAGGCGTGGCTTTTAAAGTCGGCTATTACAAAGGCAAAATCCGGTTCCATGTGGAAGATTCAGGAATTGGCATGGCACCAGAGCAATTAGAAGAGATATTTTTGCCGTTTCAGCAGGTGGGAGAAAACCATCGCAAATCTGAGGGAACCGGCTTAGGATTGGCAATTACTCGCCAATTAGTTCAGATGATGGGTGGCGAAATTCAAGTCCAAAGTATTTTAGGAAAAGGCAGTATTTTCTTCTTTGATTTAGATTTGCCTGAAGTTTTTCAATATGCTGAAGGTGTCAAACAAGATCAAAAAAATATCGTAGGATTTAAAGGCTATAAGCGGAAAATCCTCGTAGCAGACGATAAGCGAGAAAATCGCTCAATTTTGCTCAAGATGCTATTGCCTTTAGGGTTTGAAATTTTGGAAGCGATAGATGGCAAAGACTGCCTGAAGAAAGCGGCTGAATTTAATCCCGATTGCATCTTAATGGACTTGATGATGCCTGAAATGAATGGCTTTGAAACGACTCGGCGTATTAGGCGATCGCCCGAACTAAAAGATGTGATAGTGATTGGAACTTCTGCCAGCGTTTTTGATTTCGATCAGAACAAAAGTAAGGAAGCAGGCTGCAATGATTTTTTACCCAAGCCAATCCGAATACCAGAGCTTTTAGAAAAGTTACGACTTCACTTAGGGCTGGAGTGGGTTTATGAAGAAAACGAAAATCAACTAGAAAAAGACTATAAAGAAGAAAATTATCAGCCCAAAAACCGAAGCAATCAGCATTCATTAGCTACTCCATCAGCAGAGGAAATTGCAGCTTTATTTGATTTAGCAATGAAGGGCGATCTCAAAGGCATTGTAGAGCGAAGCGATCAACTAGAAAAATTAGATATTAAATATGCACCTTTTTCAGGCGAATTGCGTCAATTAGCTAAAAGCTTTCAAGTTAAAAAGATCCGCGAATTTTTAAGGACTGTAGGAAAAAATTAA
- the trmB gene encoding tRNA (guanosine(46)-N7)-methyltransferase TrmB, with the protein MSPVRVRQHVNPLSAKYQTPVNPPDWQNIYADPTKPLHLDIGCAKGRFLLKMATVEPDWNYLGLEIRETLVEEANEWKQQAQLENLHYLFCNANNSLNPILSSLPVGTLQRVTIQFPDPWFKNRHAKRRVVQPEMLEVLAKYLVTGGVVFVQSDVEAIAVEMRDRFSSSPAFQRQGGDAWLDTNPLPVPTEREISTLSRGEPVYRALFIRS; encoded by the coding sequence TTGTCACCCGTCCGAGTTCGCCAACACGTTAATCCACTTTCCGCCAAGTATCAAACGCCGGTAAATCCTCCCGACTGGCAGAATATTTATGCCGATCCGACAAAGCCGCTGCATTTAGATATTGGTTGCGCTAAGGGGCGGTTTTTATTGAAAATGGCGACTGTAGAACCCGATTGGAATTATCTGGGTTTAGAAATTCGAGAAACGTTGGTAGAAGAAGCCAATGAATGGAAACAGCAGGCGCAATTAGAAAATCTTCACTACTTATTTTGTAATGCCAATAACTCATTAAATCCTATTTTGAGTTCTTTGCCAGTCGGAACCTTGCAGCGCGTCACCATTCAATTTCCCGATCCGTGGTTTAAAAATCGACACGCCAAACGCCGCGTGGTGCAGCCAGAAATGCTAGAAGTTTTGGCAAAGTACCTGGTTACTGGAGGAGTGGTTTTTGTTCAGTCAGATGTTGAGGCGATCGCAGTGGAAATGCGCGATCGCTTCTCCTCTTCCCCAGCCTTCCAAAGACAGGGAGGCGACGCATGGTTAGACACGAATCCCCTGCCAGTACCAACTGAACGCGAAATCAGTACCCTTTCTCGCGGCGAACCCGTTTATCGCGCTTTATTTATCAGAAGTTGA
- a CDS encoding NCS2 family permease, whose protein sequence is MNKDELSKTEVVASQGSSPPPTGWQGAIARFFKFEEFHTNFRTEVLAGVTTFMTMAYILAVNPGILSNAIFLEKPQDLFGELAIATAISSAIATLMMGLTANYPFALAPGMGLNAFFAFSVVLALKIDWRVALSAVLIEGLIFIALTLSSIRSQIIRAIPECLKQATAAGIGLFIAYIGLAGDPKTGGAGIIVANPVTKTALGNLQQPQTLVAIAGILITFAFVARRVKGALLWGILATALLGWILRIVPPPSGIIALPQWPGALLGQAFQGLSQINQTNIWNLIAVTFVFLFIDLFDTIGTLAGVGIQAGYIDENGELPRASEALMADAVGTTVGAILGTSTVTTYIESAAGVSEGGRTGFTAVVVAALFTLSIFFIPLLAAIPAFATAPALLVVGVLMAGNVRLIRWDDPAESIPSFLTILLMPLTYSIAEGLSIGFMTYPLVKTFQGKAHEVSLAVWILAGVFVLRFVFMAVNSAT, encoded by the coding sequence ATGAACAAGGATGAGTTGAGCAAAACTGAAGTCGTTGCCAGTCAAGGATCTTCGCCCCCGCCGACCGGGTGGCAGGGTGCGATCGCGCGATTTTTTAAATTTGAGGAATTCCACACCAACTTTCGCACCGAAGTGTTGGCAGGCGTGACCACGTTTATGACAATGGCATATATTCTGGCAGTCAATCCGGGAATTTTGTCAAATGCCATTTTTCTGGAAAAACCGCAAGATTTATTTGGGGAGTTGGCGATCGCAACCGCGATTTCCAGCGCCATTGCGACCTTGATGATGGGATTAACGGCTAATTATCCGTTTGCCTTGGCACCGGGAATGGGACTCAATGCCTTTTTTGCCTTTTCTGTCGTTTTGGCACTGAAAATTGATTGGCGAGTTGCCCTCAGCGCCGTTTTGATCGAGGGGCTAATTTTCATTGCCTTGACGCTATCAAGTATTCGCAGCCAAATTATCCGCGCCATTCCTGAATGCCTCAAACAAGCGACAGCGGCGGGAATTGGTTTATTTATCGCTTATATTGGCTTGGCTGGCGATCCGAAAACGGGGGGTGCGGGGATTATTGTGGCGAACCCCGTCACGAAAACCGCCTTGGGAAACTTGCAACAGCCGCAAACACTGGTAGCGATCGCGGGGATTCTCATCACCTTTGCTTTTGTCGCTCGCCGTGTCAAAGGAGCGCTATTATGGGGAATTCTCGCCACTGCCTTGTTGGGATGGATTCTTCGCATCGTACCCCCGCCCTCTGGAATTATCGCACTTCCCCAATGGCCTGGAGCTTTGCTCGGTCAAGCTTTTCAGGGGTTGAGTCAGATTAACCAAACCAACATCTGGAATTTGATCGCTGTCACCTTTGTCTTTCTGTTCATCGATCTCTTCGACACCATCGGCACCCTTGCCGGTGTCGGCATTCAGGCAGGCTACATTGATGAAAATGGCGAACTGCCCCGCGCGAGTGAAGCGCTGATGGCAGACGCCGTGGGAACCACTGTGGGGGCAATTCTGGGAACTTCCACCGTCACAACCTATATCGAGTCAGCTGCTGGCGTCTCGGAAGGGGGACGCACCGGGTTTACTGCCGTTGTCGTCGCCGCCTTATTTACTCTGTCAATATTTTTTATTCCTTTATTGGCAGCAATTCCCGCCTTTGCTACAGCACCCGCACTGCTCGTTGTTGGCGTCTTGATGGCAGGAAATGTCCGTCTAATTCGTTGGGACGATCCTGCCGAATCAATTCCCTCTTTTTTGACGATTCTCCTGATGCCTTTGACTTACTCAATTGCCGAAGGTTTATCAATTGGTTTTATGACTTATCCACTGGTAAAAACATTTCAAGGAAAAGCGCACGAAGTCAGTTTAGCTGTGTGGATTTTAGCTGGAGTATTTGTACTGAGATTTGTATTTATGGCGGTAAACTCTGCTACGTAA
- a CDS encoding metallophosphoesterase has protein sequence MSLNFRFAVISDLHIALPNTITDHPSRFHMVEVSIPALEIVLRHLEQLNLDFLLIPGDLTQDGEPENHAWLQKRLLKLPFPVYVVPGNHDVLSLLPTDSAIGLQEFPHYYQQFGYENPEQLYYTSQILPGVRLIGLNSNNFSDRGKQVGRLDDAQLAWLQQHLKEINDELVMVMVHHNVIEHLPGQSSHQLGRRYMLENTPVLLQMLREAGVNLIFTGHLHIQDIARDRGVYEITTGSLVSYPHPYRILNFRTDKQGKKSLQIESHRVESVPHFPTLPQFSRDWMGDRSLPFMLKLLTEPPLNIPITEAEGLAPNLRYFWADVAKGDALFDFSHFPPVAKRYFESFGAIAPDGTPALIDNYTTLSL, from the coding sequence ATGAGTCTCAATTTTCGTTTTGCTGTCATCAGCGACTTACACATTGCACTTCCTAACACGATTACGGATCATCCCAGCCGTTTTCACATGGTAGAAGTCAGCATCCCAGCATTGGAGATTGTACTGAGACATCTGGAACAACTCAACTTAGATTTTCTGTTGATACCGGGAGACTTAACGCAGGATGGGGAACCAGAGAATCATGCTTGGCTGCAAAAACGCCTCTTGAAGCTCCCTTTTCCCGTCTACGTGGTGCCGGGGAATCATGATGTACTCAGTTTACTCCCCACTGATAGCGCCATTGGACTCCAAGAGTTTCCCCACTATTACCAGCAGTTTGGCTACGAGAATCCAGAGCAACTGTATTACACGAGTCAAATTTTACCCGGAGTGCGTTTAATTGGGCTGAATTCCAATAATTTTAGCGATCGCGGGAAACAGGTAGGGCGTTTGGATGATGCTCAGTTGGCATGGCTGCAACAACATCTGAAAGAGATTAATGATGAGTTAGTGATGGTAATGGTGCATCACAACGTCATCGAGCATCTACCCGGACAATCCAGCCACCAGCTAGGACGTCGGTATATGTTAGAGAATACACCAGTGCTACTGCAAATGCTCCGCGAGGCGGGGGTAAATCTAATTTTTACAGGGCATTTGCATATTCAGGATATTGCTCGCGATCGCGGTGTTTATGAGATTACCACAGGTTCTCTGGTTAGCTATCCTCATCCCTACCGGATCTTGAACTTCCGCACCGATAAGCAAGGCAAAAAATCCTTGCAGATTGAGTCGCATCGGGTGGAATCTGTCCCCCATTTCCCAACGCTGCCACAATTCTCACGAGATTGGATGGGCGATCGCTCGCTTCCCTTCATGCTCAAGTTGCTGACTGAGCCACCCTTAAATATCCCGATTACAGAGGCAGAGGGACTCGCCCCCAATTTACGCTATTTCTGGGCAGATGTTGCCAAGGGGGATGCTTTATTTGATTTCTCCCACTTCCCCCCAGTCGCAAAGCGCTATTTCGAGTCATTTGGCGCGATCGCTCCCGATGGCACCCCCGCCCTCATTGACAATTACACAACTTTATCTCTATAA